One genomic segment of Borrelia miyamotoi includes these proteins:
- the plzA gene encoding c-di-GMP-binding receptor PlzA, producing MFLSKKIKNYETKYKGKEINMSTEINSFLNIRNAVEMRVGTYLACGVIYSISMNAIKLILQEDEVLPILAKNGNSGNIHFKSFDNVGDGSLFIPSLVVKLVNTSSYFVQDKEYNLLTLDFISPMPGEFAVKIGKLLDLKLGQNQRIHERIIINKDSLRKLNLISDKAFIEINGTKHKCLIKDISYGGALLISCFDYEGMDESNTDLTLNFDIAGKEVSIVGKARNLSVIQTPNGKVLALGIAFCEDKIPLDYTMLIHDYFN from the coding sequence ATGTTTTTGTCTAAAAAAATAAAAAATTATGAAACTAAATATAAGGGCAAAGAGATTAATATGAGCACTGAAATCAACAGTTTTCTTAATATTAGAAATGCTGTTGAAATGAGAGTTGGTACTTATTTAGCATGTGGTGTAATTTATTCTATTTCTATGAATGCTATTAAGCTTATTTTGCAGGAAGATGAAGTTTTACCTATTTTAGCAAAAAATGGAAATTCAGGAAATATTCACTTTAAGAGTTTTGACAATGTTGGAGATGGTTCTTTATTTATTCCCTCTTTAGTTGTTAAGTTAGTAAATACATCTTCTTATTTTGTTCAAGATAAAGAATATAACTTACTGACTCTAGATTTTATATCTCCTATGCCAGGAGAGTTTGCTGTTAAGATTGGCAAACTTCTTGATTTGAAGCTTGGGCAAAATCAAAGAATTCATGAGCGTATTATTATTAATAAAGATTCTCTTAGAAAGCTTAATCTTATATCTGATAAAGCTTTTATTGAAATTAATGGCACTAAGCATAAATGTTTGATTAAAGACATATCTTATGGAGGTGCACTTTTAATATCTTGTTTTGATTATGAGGGAATGGATGAAAGTAATACTGATTTGACTTTAAATTTTGATATTGCAGGTAAAGAAGTGTCCATTGTGGGCAAAGCCAGGAATTTAAGTGTTATTCAGACTCCTAATGGTAAAGTTTTGGCTTTAGGTATTGCATTTTGTGAGGATAAGATTCCACTTGACTATACTATGTTAATTCATGATTACTTTAATTAG
- a CDS encoding tetratricopeptide repeat protein, which yields MFKNIVYISLPVDFKSQIKDFVFDPKILLPVEVSNVQNFSQYELNFEAVMSAILKISAYDQGNVNFSYYKKLLLALKPNIVNELINVGLAKIDEGDYKLALEIFLSLKGIDDKNDILLLNLALLYERMADNFLKVEQDMDAFSSNQSALKIYERLLDFESPNENVFANAGFFFVKQYKLDKAQNLLNHYLKISTNLKLKTKVIEVLNVIREHKNLDVDLEKIYNLIIISREDEAIFELIKLLEYHRSSWNVWFLLGWGYRRKGFYSEAKDAFFKVLSLDSNNVDAMNELAICFMELLEFNDSLKYLLKALRLEPDNIKIVSNLGILHLKMDLREEARKYFEVVLEYDSNNPIAFKYLKLLDR from the coding sequence ATGTTTAAAAATATTGTTTATATTTCTCTTCCAGTGGATTTTAAAAGTCAAATTAAGGATTTTGTATTTGATCCTAAGATACTTTTACCTGTTGAGGTCAGTAATGTCCAAAATTTTTCTCAGTATGAACTTAATTTTGAAGCTGTTATGTCTGCGATTCTTAAGATTTCGGCTTATGATCAAGGTAATGTTAATTTTTCTTATTATAAAAAGCTTCTTTTAGCTTTAAAGCCGAATATTGTCAATGAGCTTATTAATGTTGGACTTGCCAAGATTGATGAAGGAGATTATAAGTTAGCTCTTGAGATTTTTTTGTCATTGAAAGGTATTGATGATAAAAATGATATTCTTCTTTTGAATTTGGCGTTATTGTACGAAAGGATGGCCGATAATTTCTTGAAAGTTGAGCAAGATATGGATGCTTTTAGTAGCAATCAAAGTGCTTTAAAGATTTATGAAAGGCTTTTAGACTTTGAAAGTCCAAATGAAAATGTTTTTGCAAATGCTGGATTTTTCTTTGTTAAACAGTATAAATTGGATAAAGCTCAAAATTTGCTTAATCATTATTTAAAAATTTCTACTAATTTAAAGTTAAAGACTAAGGTAATCGAAGTTTTAAATGTGATAAGGGAACATAAGAATTTAGATGTAGATCTTGAGAAAATATATAATCTGATAATTATCTCAAGGGAAGATGAAGCTATTTTTGAGCTTATTAAACTCTTAGAATATCATAGAAGTTCTTGGAATGTTTGGTTTTTGCTTGGATGGGGCTATAGAAGAAAGGGATTTTACTCTGAAGCCAAGGATGCTTTTTTTAAAGTATTGTCTCTTGATTCTAATAATGTCGATGCTATGAACGAACTTGCAATATGTTTTATGGAGCTTCTTGAATTTAATGATAGTTTGAAGTATTTGCTTAAAGCTTTGAGGCTTGAACCTGATAATATCAAAATTGTTTCAAATCTTGGGATTCTTCATTTAAAGATGGATCTTAGAGAAGAAGCTAGAAAATATTTTGAAGTAGTTCTTGAATATGATTCAAATAATCCTATTGCCTTTAAATATTTGAAGCTTTTAGATAGATAA
- a CDS encoding L-threonylcarbamoyladenylate synthase encodes MKTEIIKHSEIEKAVKFIKAGELVVFPTETVYGIGADAYNDDAVRMIFLAKKRPITNPLIVHVESIEKINELVDYIPKSAMILMQKFTPGPLTFILKNAGKISKFISGGLDSIAVRIPSEPIALKLIQMSGVPIAAPSANLSRRPSATNFEMAIKELNGLVKGIIKKDEGSRIGIESTVIGFNSKEDILILRPGSITKEMIEKELKEEFRVEYSTGEKMLSKSPGNLLEHYRPSIPVYLFNPRDNIRWYATRKDTKVLIMRDTFKSYWFNDLWDMNNICIFNTLEEYAKNIYKIFVESEKTHKQILAEFVANSQLGYSINNRLKKASLNKFIL; translated from the coding sequence ATGAAAACAGAAATTATAAAACATTCAGAAATAGAAAAAGCAGTAAAATTTATAAAAGCAGGAGAATTAGTAGTATTTCCTACAGAAACAGTATATGGAATTGGGGCTGACGCATACAATGATGATGCAGTACGGATGATATTTTTAGCCAAAAAACGTCCCATTACAAATCCTTTAATAGTACATGTTGAGTCAATAGAAAAGATAAATGAACTTGTAGATTATATACCAAAAAGTGCAATGATTTTAATGCAAAAATTCACTCCAGGACCTCTAACATTTATACTAAAAAACGCAGGTAAAATATCTAAATTTATAAGCGGAGGACTTGACAGTATCGCAGTAAGAATACCATCAGAGCCTATAGCCCTCAAGTTAATTCAAATGAGCGGAGTTCCAATAGCAGCCCCATCAGCAAACTTATCAAGACGACCCAGTGCTACTAATTTTGAAATGGCAATCAAGGAACTTAATGGTCTAGTTAAGGGAATCATTAAAAAAGATGAAGGATCACGAATCGGCATAGAATCAACTGTCATAGGATTCAATTCTAAAGAAGATATATTAATACTAAGACCAGGTTCAATTACAAAAGAAATGATAGAAAAAGAACTTAAGGAAGAATTCAGAGTAGAATACTCAACAGGAGAAAAAATGCTATCCAAATCACCTGGCAACTTACTAGAACATTACAGACCTAGCATACCCGTTTATTTATTTAATCCAAGAGATAACATAAGATGGTATGCAACACGAAAAGACACAAAAGTGCTCATTATGAGAGATACTTTTAAATCATATTGGTTTAATGATCTTTGGGATATGAATAACATTTGCATATTTAACACACTCGAAGAATATGCAAAAAATATTTATAAAATATTTGTAGAATCTGAAAAAACACATAAACAAATACTTGCTGAATTCGTAGCTAATAGTCAACTTGGATACTCAATTAACAATAGACTTAAGAAAGCCAGCCTGAATAAATTTATTCTTTAA
- a CDS encoding septal ring lytic transglycosylase RlpA family protein — MVGLFNLVISSFSLGFLFLFFAFTQLNSAIVGLASWYGEAFHGKVTANGEKFDMTSLTAAHKELPFNTVVKVTNLLNNRTAVVRINDRGPFRKDRIIDLSKAAAEKLDFLGIGVAPVKIEILEKLDEKKVITQESKKTFNILDSFKDNSIVSDSKVGRDTNLEKAHFDVAEKILDNSTQKPDFYIQIGSYKTKDYAQRAYKILKKAGLHVLVNAHGPFFTVFIPTYADDVHKNVKLINSTGYKDILVRKTKIPGDNVPID, encoded by the coding sequence ATGGTAGGTTTGTTTAATCTCGTGATTAGTAGCTTTAGTCTTGGTTTTTTATTCTTGTTTTTTGCCTTTACTCAGTTGAACAGCGCTATTGTGGGACTTGCTTCATGGTATGGAGAAGCTTTTCATGGTAAGGTTACTGCTAATGGTGAAAAATTTGATATGACATCTCTTACTGCTGCTCATAAGGAACTTCCATTTAATACTGTTGTAAAGGTTACTAATTTACTTAATAATAGAACAGCTGTTGTAAGAATTAATGATAGAGGTCCTTTTAGAAAAGACAGGATAATTGATTTGTCAAAGGCTGCTGCTGAAAAGTTAGATTTTTTAGGAATAGGTGTTGCTCCTGTGAAAATTGAAATACTAGAAAAGTTGGATGAAAAGAAAGTTATAACACAAGAATCTAAGAAAACTTTTAATATACTAGATTCTTTTAAGGATAATTCTATTGTTTCAGATTCAAAAGTGGGCAGAGATACTAATTTAGAGAAAGCTCACTTTGATGTTGCAGAAAAAATTTTAGATAATTCTACTCAAAAACCAGATTTTTATATACAAATTGGCTCTTATAAGACTAAAGATTATGCTCAAAGGGCTTATAAAATACTTAAAAAAGCTGGACTTCATGTTTTAGTAAATGCTCATGGTCCTTTTTTTACAGTTTTCATTCCTACTTATGCTGATGATGTTCATAAGAATGTTAAGCTTATTAACTCTACAGGATATAAGGACATTTTGGTAAGAAAGACTAAGATTCCAGGAGATAATGTTCCTATAGATTAG
- a CDS encoding ATP-dependent DNA helicase yields the protein MNLTEYILKKAELNIKGFIKRDTQLKMIEKISKAFENESFLVIEAPTGTGKSLAYLIAAIDFIQKTQEKVIISTASINLQEQLIKKDIEYLKKIIPFKMKFGIIKGMRNYLCLRRLKEFEKSLLTYTFNKGNLETLIQWAKNTKTGDKDELNFIDEQIWEEISASPETCSGITCPDENKCFFKKARKKILESDIIITNHHLLLNDLYIKNEILITKENYENNSEKNDEEKEINLILPNIKNIIIDEAHYLEEAARTLFSNNFSRIGIKQIFTKIDKIIKRQNIKSDFKKNFEIATMLSFENIEYIIRIQKDFPSNYRIINDTHKIDSYIQIKTHLKDVIYNLENYRATIISIIQNIENKIAKIELNRLMRNIELKESLMKNFISENQYTNLCAWIENKNNTPIFKTSEIHLGSGLNKIMHKRVKRIIFTSATMIINQSFSYFINQMGLNLSNRDIKTERLPCSFPYKEKSILTVISSIENPNKEEEFLSQSIQYIKELVILNKGGTLILLTSFKSLEYTSKNIKDFLIANDINLFIQGQSPKHKLINSFKKSKKKSVLIGIKNFWEGIDIKGDKLTMVIIPKLPFQNPLDPILMAKNELAIKENENFFTKETLPRAIMKFKQGFGRLIRDPKDYGIIVCFDKRIFEKTYGTLFLQALPDIKTYYSNFKNVKSIINTFFKKIDQNTNL from the coding sequence AAAGGCTTTATAAAAAGAGATACACAATTAAAGATGATAGAAAAAATAAGCAAAGCTTTTGAAAATGAAAGTTTCTTAGTTATTGAAGCACCAACAGGAACTGGCAAAAGCCTTGCTTATCTAATTGCTGCTATTGATTTCATTCAAAAAACACAAGAAAAAGTAATAATATCAACAGCATCTATTAATCTTCAAGAACAACTAATTAAAAAAGACATCGAGTATTTAAAAAAAATTATTCCTTTTAAAATGAAATTTGGAATCATTAAAGGAATGAGAAACTATCTGTGCCTTCGCAGACTTAAAGAATTTGAAAAAAGTCTCTTGACATATACATTTAATAAAGGAAATTTAGAAACATTAATCCAATGGGCAAAAAATACAAAAACGGGGGATAAAGACGAACTTAATTTTATTGATGAACAAATTTGGGAAGAAATATCAGCAAGCCCTGAAACATGTTCAGGTATCACCTGTCCTGACGAAAACAAATGTTTTTTTAAAAAGGCAAGAAAAAAAATACTAGAAAGTGATATTATAATAACCAATCATCATTTACTTCTAAATGATCTCTACATAAAAAACGAAATATTAATAACAAAAGAAAACTATGAAAATAACTCTGAAAAAAATGATGAAGAGAAAGAGATTAATTTAATCTTGCCTAATATAAAAAACATAATAATTGATGAAGCTCACTATCTAGAAGAAGCCGCAAGAACCCTATTTAGCAATAATTTTTCAAGAATTGGGATAAAACAAATTTTTACAAAAATAGATAAAATTATCAAAAGACAAAATATTAAAAGTGATTTCAAGAAAAATTTTGAAATTGCAACAATGCTAAGCTTTGAAAATATCGAATATATAATAAGAATACAAAAAGACTTCCCATCAAATTACAGAATTATTAATGATACACATAAAATCGACTCCTACATCCAAATTAAAACACATTTAAAAGACGTTATATATAACCTAGAAAATTATAGGGCAACCATAATATCAATAATACAAAACATTGAAAACAAAATAGCAAAAATTGAACTAAACAGACTAATGAGAAATATAGAACTAAAAGAATCATTAATGAAAAATTTCATCTCTGAGAATCAATACACCAATCTTTGTGCTTGGATAGAAAACAAAAATAATACACCCATATTTAAAACATCAGAGATTCATTTAGGTTCTGGACTGAACAAAATTATGCATAAACGAGTAAAAAGAATAATTTTCACTTCAGCTACTATGATTATAAATCAATCATTCTCATATTTTATCAATCAAATGGGACTTAACTTAAGCAATCGAGATATTAAAACAGAAAGATTGCCATGTTCCTTTCCGTATAAAGAAAAATCAATACTCACAGTTATATCAAGCATTGAAAACCCTAATAAAGAAGAGGAATTTTTAAGTCAATCAATACAATATATCAAAGAACTTGTGATTTTAAATAAAGGAGGAACCCTAATTCTTTTAACCTCATTTAAAAGCTTAGAATACACGAGCAAAAATATTAAAGACTTTCTAATTGCAAACGATATAAACCTTTTCATACAAGGACAATCACCCAAACATAAACTTATTAATTCTTTTAAAAAATCAAAGAAAAAAAGCGTACTTATAGGAATAAAAAACTTTTGGGAAGGAATTGACATTAAAGGAGACAAATTAACAATGGTAATAATACCCAAACTACCATTTCAAAACCCCTTAGATCCAATTTTAATGGCAAAAAACGAATTAGCCATAAAAGAAAATGAAAACTTTTTTACAAAAGAAACATTGCCACGAGCAATAATGAAATTCAAACAAGGATTTGGAAGGTTAATAAGAGATCCAAAAGATTATGGAATTATAGTATGTTTTGACAAAAGAATTTTCGAAAAAACTTATGGTACATTATTCTTACAAGCCTTACCAGATATCAAAACTTATTACTCAAATTTCAAAAACGTAAAAAGCATAATCAATACATTCTTTAAAAAGATAGATCAAAACACTAATCTATAG